A stretch of Oryza brachyantha chromosome 4, ObraRS2, whole genome shotgun sequence DNA encodes these proteins:
- the LOC102717612 gene encoding (-)-germacrene D synthase-like isoform X1 has product MEHEHHQRRIVRPEESKWTEYFIDTPSLSCSCQQLEESMKEKREKLVKKVGCMIEGYTSSKNNLPEGMKMVDAIERLGVGYHFQEEISRFMAVLNATPAPATENVDMAMAALRFRLLRQHQHNASCDIFESFVDSNGDFKETLRRDVDALLNLYEAAHLGYCEEDLLKSAVVFTTGCLTAMAGTGQLPRHTVEKVDHALTSPTMRRMKRLEAKLYISIYENDEDSNHDILELAKLDFHILQQMHRDEARSFSLWYKELNAGSTLGPYIRVRPVECYFWALCVFYEPRYANARMMFAKLIKIFSFFDDTFDSYGTLEELHLFNQAVQRWDEDGAKQIGGCFGYVMSLLSKTLDEFVAEGASPLGIDCTKKSIKEVSRCMLQEVIWREEGQAPLLHDHLKFSTVSTFYWALACISFVDPMDANDDVGVFGWTMSSPKIIENSATMARLMDDISGHETEKDRSGIPDTVECYMKEHGVRVQVAKKALWCLVEEQWRSMNHEFVSNTVIPVALLQRVINLARLMETTYKTGHGYTVCSGITEPISNVLDTCVFH; this is encoded by the exons CAGCTAGAGGAATCAATGAAGGAGAAGCGAGAAAAGCTTGTGAAGAAGGTTGGTTGCATGATCGAAGGATATACATCAAGCAAGAATAATCTGCCAGAAGGAATGAAGATGGTGGATGCCATAGAGCGCCTCGGCGTCGGTTACCATTTCCAGGAGGAGATCAGCAGGTTCATGGCCGTTCTCAACGCCACACCTGCACCTGCTACGGAGAACGTCGACATGGCCATGGCCGCCCTCCGGTTCAGGCTGCTCAGGCAACACCAACACAATGCTTCATGTG ATATTTTTGAGAGTTTCGTCGACAGCAATGGAGACTTCAAGGAGACCCTGAGACGTGACGTTGATGCTCTTCTCAACCTGTATGAGGCAGCCCATCTTGGCTACTGCGAGGAGGACTTGCTCAAAAGCGCCGTCGTTTTCACCACCGGCTGCCTCACAGCCATGGCAGGAACCGGCCAACTGCCCCGGCACACCGTCGAGAAGGTAGATCACGCACTGACCTCGCCGACGATGAGGAGGATGAAGAGGCTGGAGGCCAAGCTCTACATCTCCATCTATGAGAACGATGAGGACAGCAACCATGACATACTGGAGCTTGCTAAGCTGGACTTTCACATCTTGCAGCAGATGCACCGAGATGAGGCCAGGAGTTTCTCACT GTGGTACAAGGAGCTTAACGCTGGGAGCACACTGGGTCCATACATACGTGTGAGGCCAGTGGAGTGCTACTTCTGGGCGCTTTGTGTGTTCTATGAACCACGTTATGCCAACGCACGGATGATGTTTGCAAAACTTATCAAGATATTTTCCTTCTTCGATGATACATTTGATTCCTACGGCACCTTGGAAGAGCTTCACCTGTTTAACCAAGCAGTCCAAAG ATGGGATGAAGATGGAGCAAAACAAATTGGTGGTTGCTTCGGATATGTGATGTCCCTTCTTTCCAAGACACTCGACGAATTTGTGGCTGAAGGTGCTTCACCGTTGGGTATTGACTGTACCAAGAAGAGC atCAAGGAGGTGAGCAGATGCATGTTGCAAGAGGTGATCTGGAGAGAAGAGGGACAAGCGCCGCTGTTACATGACCATCTCAAGTTCTCTACAGTTAGCACGTTTTACTGGGCATTGGCCTGCATATCTTTTGTAGATCCAATGGATGCAAACGATGATGTCGGCGTTTTTGGTTGGACAATGTCGTcaccaaaaattatagaaaactCAGCGACGATGGCACGCCTAATGGATGACATTTCGGGGCATGAG acCGAGAAAGACAGAAGTGGCATCCCTGATACAGTAGAATGCTACATGAAAGAGCATGGTGTGAGAGTCCAGGTGGCCAAGAAGGCGCTGTGGTGTCTTGTGGAGGAGCAGTGGAGGAGCATGAACCATGAGTTTGTGAGCAACACCGTCATCCCAGTCGCACTGCTGCAGCGTGTGATAAACCTTGCAAGGCTCATGGAAACCACGTACAAGACGGGCCATGGCTACACAGTCTGCTCTGGAATTACAGAACCCATTTCCAACGTCCTGGATACCTGCGTCTTCCATTAA
- the LOC102717612 gene encoding (-)-germacrene D synthase-like isoform X2, with the protein MEHEHHQRRIVRPEESKWTEYFIDTPSLSCSCQLEESMKEKREKLVKKVGCMIEGYTSSKNNLPEGMKMVDAIERLGVGYHFQEEISRFMAVLNATPAPATENVDMAMAALRFRLLRQHQHNASCDIFESFVDSNGDFKETLRRDVDALLNLYEAAHLGYCEEDLLKSAVVFTTGCLTAMAGTGQLPRHTVEKVDHALTSPTMRRMKRLEAKLYISIYENDEDSNHDILELAKLDFHILQQMHRDEARSFSLWYKELNAGSTLGPYIRVRPVECYFWALCVFYEPRYANARMMFAKLIKIFSFFDDTFDSYGTLEELHLFNQAVQRWDEDGAKQIGGCFGYVMSLLSKTLDEFVAEGASPLGIDCTKKSIKEVSRCMLQEVIWREEGQAPLLHDHLKFSTVSTFYWALACISFVDPMDANDDVGVFGWTMSSPKIIENSATMARLMDDISGHETEKDRSGIPDTVECYMKEHGVRVQVAKKALWCLVEEQWRSMNHEFVSNTVIPVALLQRVINLARLMETTYKTGHGYTVCSGITEPISNVLDTCVFH; encoded by the exons CTAGAGGAATCAATGAAGGAGAAGCGAGAAAAGCTTGTGAAGAAGGTTGGTTGCATGATCGAAGGATATACATCAAGCAAGAATAATCTGCCAGAAGGAATGAAGATGGTGGATGCCATAGAGCGCCTCGGCGTCGGTTACCATTTCCAGGAGGAGATCAGCAGGTTCATGGCCGTTCTCAACGCCACACCTGCACCTGCTACGGAGAACGTCGACATGGCCATGGCCGCCCTCCGGTTCAGGCTGCTCAGGCAACACCAACACAATGCTTCATGTG ATATTTTTGAGAGTTTCGTCGACAGCAATGGAGACTTCAAGGAGACCCTGAGACGTGACGTTGATGCTCTTCTCAACCTGTATGAGGCAGCCCATCTTGGCTACTGCGAGGAGGACTTGCTCAAAAGCGCCGTCGTTTTCACCACCGGCTGCCTCACAGCCATGGCAGGAACCGGCCAACTGCCCCGGCACACCGTCGAGAAGGTAGATCACGCACTGACCTCGCCGACGATGAGGAGGATGAAGAGGCTGGAGGCCAAGCTCTACATCTCCATCTATGAGAACGATGAGGACAGCAACCATGACATACTGGAGCTTGCTAAGCTGGACTTTCACATCTTGCAGCAGATGCACCGAGATGAGGCCAGGAGTTTCTCACT GTGGTACAAGGAGCTTAACGCTGGGAGCACACTGGGTCCATACATACGTGTGAGGCCAGTGGAGTGCTACTTCTGGGCGCTTTGTGTGTTCTATGAACCACGTTATGCCAACGCACGGATGATGTTTGCAAAACTTATCAAGATATTTTCCTTCTTCGATGATACATTTGATTCCTACGGCACCTTGGAAGAGCTTCACCTGTTTAACCAAGCAGTCCAAAG ATGGGATGAAGATGGAGCAAAACAAATTGGTGGTTGCTTCGGATATGTGATGTCCCTTCTTTCCAAGACACTCGACGAATTTGTGGCTGAAGGTGCTTCACCGTTGGGTATTGACTGTACCAAGAAGAGC atCAAGGAGGTGAGCAGATGCATGTTGCAAGAGGTGATCTGGAGAGAAGAGGGACAAGCGCCGCTGTTACATGACCATCTCAAGTTCTCTACAGTTAGCACGTTTTACTGGGCATTGGCCTGCATATCTTTTGTAGATCCAATGGATGCAAACGATGATGTCGGCGTTTTTGGTTGGACAATGTCGTcaccaaaaattatagaaaactCAGCGACGATGGCACGCCTAATGGATGACATTTCGGGGCATGAG acCGAGAAAGACAGAAGTGGCATCCCTGATACAGTAGAATGCTACATGAAAGAGCATGGTGTGAGAGTCCAGGTGGCCAAGAAGGCGCTGTGGTGTCTTGTGGAGGAGCAGTGGAGGAGCATGAACCATGAGTTTGTGAGCAACACCGTCATCCCAGTCGCACTGCTGCAGCGTGTGATAAACCTTGCAAGGCTCATGGAAACCACGTACAAGACGGGCCATGGCTACACAGTCTGCTCTGGAATTACAGAACCCATTTCCAACGTCCTGGATACCTGCGTCTTCCATTAA
- the LOC102717892 gene encoding probable L-type lectin-domain containing receptor kinase S.5: protein MGYRNMMRLLYLVICFSLAAAAAAAASSSSSGSSACSGSDDTAYSFPPNRSEDTLALLQDAEVSNGILRLITPAASGNNSGGTALRPAPVTLRCADSLGVPQDASSFETAFDISVQREEAAASNKSDGGGLAFVIVPTINGVSPPGRSSDGERFFAVVFNFSIDGNRVGVSIKNGSSTIVIPEQAVPLSHDLNMNATTNNYTAWINYKYKRYELRMSICMDFHGRPKPDKTCLEWPLNLSSYVPDRAFIGFSASSGSSAMALHRYSILSWDLKVKLASSGGLDIEWKVILPAVLGTIAITAIMNVIVAALYFNSKYRKLKMELVLTEALRRLPGTPREFKHSTMRKATNNFDEGRKLGSGGFGAVYRGTLRSSSSSAGGGKVVDGKTTVSVEVAVKKFTRDEKRCYDDFLSEVDIINRLRHRNVVPLVGWSYANGELLLIYEYMPNGSLDQQLFPKEKPPGRVLPWARRYSIAMDVAAGLHYVHHEHEHMVLHRDIKASNILLDSAFRARLGDFGLARVVGLDKNSYTDLGVAGTWGFIAPEYSVSHKATRKTDVYAFGVLLLEIVTGRRALCKLHGTFQLLADWVWRLHRDGALLDAVDNGVVSTEEFDADDATRLLLLGLACSNPNPSDRPSMTEVVQVVARSAPPPDVPLVKPAFVWPPEDGNSDDVNSTASDLDASLSLNGWEETSSSESLASDIARRARYGRFN, encoded by the exons ATGGGTTATCGAAATATGATGAGGCTCCTGTACCTCGTCATCTGCTTCTCGctggcggcagcagcagcagcagcagcgtcgtcgtcgtcgtctggATCATCTGCGTGCAGCGGCAGCGACGACACCGCATACAGCTTCCCCCCAAATCGTAGCGAGGATACCTTGGCGCTGCTCCAGGACGCCGAGGTCAGTAATGGCATCCTCCGCCTCATCACGCCCGCGGCCTCCGGCAACAACTCCGGCGGCACCGCGCTCCGGCCAGCTCCCGTCACGCTCCGGTGCGCCGACTCGCTGGGGGTGCCGCAAGACGCGTCCTCCTTTGAAACTGCCTTCGACATCAGCGTCCAGCGTGAGGAAGCTGCAGCGAGCAACAAGAGCGACGGTGGTGGCCTTGCGTTCGTCATCGTCCCCACCATCAACGGCGTGTCGCCGCCGGGACGCAGCTCCGACGGCGAACGCTTCTTCGCCGTCGTGTTCAACTTCAGCATCGACGGCAACCGCGTCGGCGTCAGCATCAAGAATGGCAGTAGCACTATCGTCATCCCCGAGCAGGCTGTCCCGCTGTCGCATGATCTGAACATGAACGCGACGACGAACAACTACACGGCGTGGATCAACTACAAGTACAAGCGCTACGAACTCCGCATGTCGATATGCATGGATTTTCATGGCCGACCAAAACCAGACAAAACCTGCCTCGAATGGCCCCTCAACCTGAGCAGCTACGTTCCTGATAGAGCATTCATTGGGTTCTCGGCGTCGTCAGGATCGTCGGCCATGGCGCTCCATCGCTATTCTATCTTGAGCTGGGACCTGAAAGTGAAGCTAGCTTCCTCAGGCGGCCTGGACATCGAGTGGAAGGTGATACTGCCCGCAGTTCTTGGCACGATCGCCATTACCGCCATCATGAACGTGATAGTGGCCGCCCTGTACTTCAACTCCAAGTACAGGAAGCTGAAAATGGAGCTGGTGCTGACGGAGGCGCTCCGGCGGCTCCCCGGCACGCCGAGGGAGTTCAAGCACTCCACCATGAGGAAggccaccaacaacttcgacGAGGGCAGGAAGCTCGGCAGTGGCGGCTTCGGCGCCGTGTACAGGGGCACGCTAcggtcgtcatcgtcgtcagccggcggcggcaaggtcGTCGACGGGAAGACGACGGTGTCCGTGGAGGTGGCCGTGAAGAAGTTCACCCGCGACGAGAAGCGGTGCTACGACGACTTCCTCTCCGAGGTCGACATCATCAACAGGCTACGCCACCGGAACGTCGTGCCACTTGTTG GTTGGTCATACGCGAATGGGGAGCTGCTGCTGATATACGAGTACATGCCCAACGGCAGCCTCGATCAGCAACTGTTTCCCAAGGAGAAACCCCCCGGACGCGTGCTTCCATGGGCAAGGCGCTACAGCATCGCCATGGACGTGGCGGCGGGGCTCCACTACGTGCACCACGAGCACGAGCACATGGTGCTCCACCGCGACATCAAGGCCAGCAACATCCTCCTCGACTCCGCCTTCCGCGCCCGCCTCGGCGACTTCGGCCTCGCCCGCGTCGTCGGCCTCGACAAGAACTCCTACACCgacctcggcgtcgccggcacCTGGGGCTTCATCGCGCCGGAGTACTCCGTCAGCCACAAGGCCACCCGCAAGACGGACGTCTACGCGTTCGGGGTGCTGCTGCTCGAGATCGTCACCGGCAGGCGAGCTCTCTGCAAGCTCCACGGCACCTTCCAGCTGCTCGCCGACTGGGTGTGGCGGCTTCACCGGGACGGGGCGCtcctcgacgccgtcgacaATGGCGTTGTCTCCACGGAGGAGTTTGACGCGGATGATGCCAccaggctgctgctgcttgggcTGGCTTGCAGCAACCCTAACCCGTCGGACCGGCCGAGCATGACGGAGGTGGTGCAGGTGGTCGCCAgatcggcgccgccgccggacgtGCCGCTAGTCAAGCCAGCGTTCGTGTGGCCGCCGGAAGACGGGAACTCCGATGACGTCAACTCAACGGCGAGCGATCTCGATGCGAGCCTAAGCCTGAATGGATGGGAGGAGACGTCGAGCAGCGAATCCCTTGCGTCAGACATCGCCAGGAGGGCAAGGTATGGGCGCTTTAATTAG
- the LOC102714366 gene encoding uncharacterized protein LOC102714366: protein MPTVRRRNPEVHVKALEGIVSANTFFTVAVFIGITGTITPSSSIPPACVAGDDIARNFFLFEILSFGFYLLSSLVAQGMKLAVTLLATDDFYGEGDQKPPLSDDCEEMPAWRAAAPRERRRTVLRFARPMMLLAAGCSIMGTFFLLLSMVDAIQLKFGLVSCNIPLAVGTTFALAALVVAGLVFYGATVAYALTHYLP, encoded by the coding sequence ATGCcgacggtgcggcggcggaacCCGGAGGTGCACGTGAAGGCGCTGGAGGGCATCGTGTCGGCCAACACCTTCTTCACGGTGGCGGTGTTCATCGGCATCACCGGCACCAtcacgccgtcgtcctccATCCCGCCCGCctgcgtcgccggcgacgacatcGCCCGCAACTTCTTCCTCTTCGAGATCCTCTCCTTCGGCTTCTACCTGCTCTCCAGCCTGGTCGCGCAGGGCATGAAGCTGGCCGTCACTCTCCTCGCCACCGACGACTTCTACGGCGAGGGCGACCAGAAGCCCCCGCTGTCCGACGACTGCGAGGAGATGCCCGCgtggcgcgccgccgcgccccgggagcgccgccgcaccgTGCTCCGCTTCGCGCGGCCGATGATGCTGCTGGCGGCCGGCTGCTCCATCATGGGCACCTTCTTCCTGCTGCTCTCCATGGTGGACGCCATCCAGCTCAAGTTCGGCCTCGTCTCCTGCAACatcccgctcgccgtcggcacCACcttcgccctcgccgccctcgtcgtcgccggcctcgTCTTCTacggcgccaccgtcgcctaCGCGCTCACGCACTACCTGCCCTGA